A genome region from Schlesneria paludicola DSM 18645 includes the following:
- a CDS encoding ArsI/CadI family heavy metal resistance metalloenzyme, with translation MLRFHLSLNVSNLPKAVTFFQNILGVPAAKQRLDYAKFELDSPPLVLSLEPRSPAQHGSLNHAGFRFADSQSLVDAQARLEKAGITTQREEGVECCYSKQTKFWVHDLDHRLWEFYTLDEDLDHRGDGQSLDDMVGEAAAAAISDTPEPAIWEHRMLEPFAPPTSPCDQVRLRGTFNVPVSNEQMQSQLAQAFKTLRPGGQVTVHILTSEEPVGGELHLPGPAAYVKYAPVRTELMAAIEAAGFVDQQLATFRSGACFEHEGAPLRETQIIARRPEYASSETCNVVFKGPFLSVLDDEGHQWHRGEAVSIPRSRWEALKASSVAELFVMLPESAAVSHCGV, from the coding sequence ATGCTCAGATTCCACCTCTCCTTGAACGTTTCGAATCTGCCAAAGGCGGTCACGTTCTTTCAGAACATCCTGGGTGTTCCTGCCGCGAAACAGCGATTGGACTACGCCAAATTCGAGCTCGATTCCCCTCCGCTCGTCCTTTCGCTGGAACCGCGTTCACCCGCGCAACACGGATCATTGAATCATGCCGGCTTCCGCTTTGCGGACTCACAATCGCTGGTGGATGCACAAGCCCGACTCGAGAAGGCCGGAATCACAACGCAGCGGGAAGAGGGTGTTGAATGCTGCTACTCCAAGCAGACGAAGTTCTGGGTTCACGACCTGGATCATCGACTGTGGGAGTTCTACACGCTGGACGAAGATCTCGATCATCGCGGCGATGGACAGTCACTCGATGACATGGTCGGGGAAGCGGCGGCAGCGGCGATTTCGGACACCCCGGAACCAGCCATCTGGGAGCACCGGATGCTTGAGCCGTTTGCCCCGCCCACATCTCCCTGTGACCAGGTTCGCCTGCGCGGCACTTTCAATGTCCCCGTCTCGAACGAACAGATGCAAAGCCAGTTGGCGCAGGCATTCAAGACCCTGCGTCCGGGCGGCCAGGTTACGGTCCACATTCTAACAAGCGAAGAGCCCGTCGGCGGCGAACTGCACCTTCCGGGGCCTGCGGCGTATGTCAAATATGCGCCGGTTCGAACGGAGCTAATGGCGGCCATCGAAGCCGCGGGATTCGTCGATCAGCAACTCGCAACATTCCGATCCGGGGCCTGCTTCGAGCATGAAGGCGCCCCCTTGCGCGAAACCCAGATTATCGCCCGACGACCAGAATACGCGTCCTCGGAAACCTGCAACGTCGTCTTCAAAGGACCGTTCCTCAGTGTTCTGGACGACGAGGGCCACCAATGGCACCGTGGCGAAGCGGTCAGCATTCCACGTTCGCGCTGGGAAGCACTCAAAGCAAGTTCCGTCGCCGAGCTATTCGTCATGCTGCCAGAATCCGCCGCCGTCAGTCATTGTGGCGTCTGA
- a CDS encoding DUF1501 domain-containing protein: MADSFLEFDQFGLFNRRRAMQWAGGTLGLNLGSLWRAQSYASPSIALPRTGHNSPIKSCIIVFYYGGPSHLDTYDLKPDAPAEVRGEFQPIATSAPGIFVSEHLPKMSRVMHKVALIRSMHHKNRLHDSASTEALTGRPSPQGDREEFAPINQFFPCFGATLSYLWQQQHIEIPHAALPFVFHNVIDTPCQGGGFLGTKFDPLQISLDLETNGYRAGALTLPSGHTASSVSDRRRLLETLELAATSKALTPVGHQWRMFCDKAFQLLGSEALRHALELTRESQETRDRYGYGTAPVSVGEGGGGGNGSEMGYGRQMRGQNLLCARRLVEAGVPFVNVYDFRQQGQNWDAHFKNFNQHKTHLMPLADQSLSTLIDDLDERGLLDSTLVVAMGEFGRTPKINQDGGRDHWPDCYSVLLAGGGVTGGAVYGSSDRMGAFPATEPTTPADLAATIFWRFGLDPATELHDLTGRPHKIADGQPIKSLFA; encoded by the coding sequence ATGGCAGACAGCTTCCTTGAGTTCGATCAATTCGGATTGTTCAATCGCCGACGCGCGATGCAGTGGGCTGGGGGCACTCTGGGGTTGAATCTCGGGAGTTTGTGGCGTGCTCAATCGTATGCATCCCCCTCGATCGCATTACCACGGACAGGCCACAACTCGCCGATCAAGTCTTGCATCATCGTCTTCTACTACGGCGGCCCAAGCCACCTGGATACCTACGACTTGAAGCCAGATGCTCCCGCCGAAGTGCGCGGCGAGTTTCAGCCGATTGCGACTTCGGCACCCGGAATCTTCGTCAGCGAACACCTTCCGAAGATGTCGCGTGTGATGCATAAGGTCGCGTTAATCCGCAGCATGCATCACAAGAACCGTCTTCATGATTCCGCATCGACCGAGGCACTGACCGGGCGACCTTCACCGCAAGGCGACCGCGAAGAATTCGCGCCCATCAACCAGTTTTTCCCCTGCTTCGGTGCCACACTCAGCTATCTCTGGCAACAGCAACACATCGAGATTCCCCACGCCGCACTGCCGTTCGTCTTCCACAATGTGATTGATACCCCATGTCAGGGCGGCGGCTTCCTGGGAACGAAATTTGACCCACTGCAGATTTCGCTCGATCTCGAAACCAATGGCTATCGCGCGGGTGCGTTGACACTTCCATCGGGACACACGGCCTCGTCCGTTTCCGACCGTCGCCGACTGCTCGAAACACTGGAGTTGGCGGCGACTTCGAAGGCACTGACACCCGTCGGCCATCAATGGCGAATGTTCTGCGACAAAGCATTTCAGTTGCTGGGATCAGAAGCATTACGTCACGCACTCGAGCTGACGCGCGAATCACAAGAAACTCGTGATCGGTACGGATACGGGACCGCCCCTGTGAGCGTCGGCGAAGGTGGGGGCGGAGGCAATGGCTCTGAAATGGGCTATGGACGGCAGATGCGAGGCCAGAATCTGCTTTGCGCGCGTCGACTGGTTGAGGCCGGCGTTCCCTTCGTCAACGTCTACGATTTCCGCCAGCAAGGCCAAAACTGGGACGCGCACTTCAAGAACTTCAATCAGCACAAGACACACTTAATGCCGCTCGCCGATCAAAGCCTGAGCACACTGATTGACGATCTGGATGAACGCGGACTGCTCGATTCGACACTCGTCGTGGCCATGGGTGAGTTCGGTCGTACTCCGAAGATCAACCAGGACGGTGGACGCGATCACTGGCCTGATTGCTACAGCGTCCTGCTTGCGGGCGGCGGTGTGACAGGTGGAGCCGTCTATGGATCGAGCGATCGGATGGGGGCGTTTCCGGCAACGGAACCCACCACGCCCGCCGACCTGGCGGCCACCATTTTCTGGCGTTTTGGACTCGATCCCGCGACGGAACTACATGACTTGACCGGCCGCCCCCACAAAATTGCAGATGGCCAACCGATCAAGAGCCTCTTCGCATGA
- the murA gene encoding UDP-N-acetylglucosamine 1-carboxyvinyltransferase produces MDMFVVRGGRPLRGRVTVSGAKNAALPIMAAALAANGTTVLHGVPDLVDVTTLSQVLRSLGMFVERRPDNSLALTAVDEQRCLADYELVRRMRASVCVLGPLLGRRGRACVSLPGGCNIGHRPIDLHLKGLRALGAQITIDRGYVFARADRLIGTDIYLGGSFGSTVTGTCNVLCAAVFAEGVTTISAAACEPEVVDLGRYLNAMGARIEGLGTPLLRIEGVHSLAAVEHTVIPDRIEAATLLIAATMAGGRLQVDNVDAQHLAAVIDVLRMVGVGIEIRDRTVIVTAPDRIRSLDITALPYPGIPTDVQAQLTALLSTAEGISVVTDKVFPDRFMHIPELMRMGANVRREGASSIISGVKTLSGACVMASDLRASAALLLAALAADGESVIRRVYHLDRGYERLEQKLNQVGADITRVADLPETMPNSLQLSEAEQQPLAVDASDVPPPKFLSKGEFDRYRTPQ; encoded by the coding sequence ATGGACATGTTTGTCGTGCGAGGAGGTCGCCCTCTGCGCGGTCGAGTGACGGTAAGCGGGGCAAAAAATGCGGCCCTACCGATCATGGCTGCCGCGCTGGCCGCAAACGGAACCACAGTGCTGCATGGCGTCCCCGATCTGGTCGATGTCACGACCTTATCCCAAGTGCTGCGTTCCCTGGGTATGTTCGTTGAGCGTCGGCCCGACAATTCCTTGGCGCTGACCGCCGTCGATGAACAGCGATGCCTGGCGGACTATGAACTTGTACGACGCATGCGTGCCAGCGTCTGTGTACTCGGCCCGCTGCTCGGTCGCCGGGGGCGCGCCTGTGTTTCGCTTCCAGGTGGCTGCAACATCGGCCACCGCCCGATTGACCTCCACCTGAAGGGACTTCGAGCACTCGGAGCGCAAATCACCATTGATCGCGGCTACGTCTTCGCGCGGGCCGATCGACTGATCGGGACAGATATCTATCTGGGCGGATCATTCGGCAGCACCGTCACCGGAACGTGCAATGTGTTGTGCGCTGCGGTTTTCGCCGAAGGTGTGACGACAATCTCGGCGGCCGCCTGCGAACCCGAGGTCGTCGACTTGGGCAGATACTTGAACGCGATGGGAGCCAGGATCGAAGGCTTGGGAACACCTCTGCTACGCATTGAAGGAGTACACTCACTCGCCGCCGTCGAACACACCGTGATTCCCGACCGAATCGAAGCAGCCACCCTGCTGATCGCCGCCACAATGGCGGGGGGGCGACTGCAAGTCGACAATGTCGATGCCCAACATCTGGCCGCCGTGATTGACGTTCTGCGTATGGTCGGCGTTGGAATCGAAATTCGTGACCGGACGGTCATTGTCACGGCACCAGACCGCATCCGTTCGCTCGATATCACCGCGCTACCCTATCCCGGAATCCCCACAGACGTCCAGGCCCAGTTGACGGCACTTCTGTCGACAGCCGAGGGAATCAGCGTCGTCACAGACAAAGTTTTCCCAGATCGGTTCATGCACATCCCCGAACTGATGCGAATGGGAGCCAACGTTCGTCGAGAAGGCGCCAGTTCTATCATCTCGGGGGTCAAGACGCTGAGCGGCGCTTGCGTCATGGCGTCAGATCTGCGGGCGAGTGCAGCATTGCTTTTGGCGGCGCTCGCCGCCGATGGCGAATCAGTCATCCGCCGCGTATACCATCTTGACCGAGGCTACGAGCGGCTGGAGCAGAAGCTCAACCAAGTCGGTGCCGACATTACCCGCGTGGCAGATCTTCCCGAAACCATGCCGAACAGTTTGCAGCTCTCTGAAGCCGAACAACAACCGCTGGCCGTCGACGCCAGTGACGTGCCACCGCCCAAATTCTTGTCGAAAGGCGAGTTTGATCGATATCGCACACCACAGTAA
- a CDS encoding FHA domain-containing protein — protein sequence MAELIIQSGKLKGKRLVLPAKEMVVGRDDDCDLRIASSLVSRKHCILKSSPDGILVVDLSSQNGTHVNDMPITAPTLLREGDTLRIGATLLSVPASPKQRVNVENPQTKISEADIADWLAESGSKHSGPDTAVIGTFPPASAVPTPLPPTISAPPPPASPTIAPTPKPTLAKPLSVKDEAALVIRKHWEAMKAKQKH from the coding sequence ATGGCAGAGTTGATCATCCAATCGGGGAAGCTTAAGGGCAAGCGGCTGGTCCTACCCGCGAAAGAGATGGTTGTCGGGCGCGACGATGATTGCGACCTGCGGATCGCATCCAGCCTGGTCAGCCGCAAGCACTGTATCCTGAAAAGCTCGCCCGACGGAATTCTCGTCGTCGACCTGTCGAGCCAAAACGGCACGCATGTCAACGACATGCCAATTACCGCCCCCACACTGCTGCGGGAAGGCGACACGTTGCGAATCGGCGCGACACTTCTGTCCGTTCCAGCGTCCCCCAAACAACGCGTGAACGTCGAAAACCCCCAGACGAAGATTTCTGAAGCAGACATTGCCGATTGGCTTGCGGAGTCAGGCTCGAAGCACTCTGGCCCCGACACGGCCGTGATTGGAACGTTTCCCCCTGCATCCGCCGTCCCCACGCCGCTACCGCCGACAATCTCTGCACCACCGCCGCCCGCGTCGCCGACCATCGCTCCCACTCCAAAGCCAACACTGGCAAAACCCCTCTCCGTCAAAGACGAAGCCGCACTTGTGATTCGCAAGCACTGGGAAGCCATGAAGGCCAAACAGAAGCACTGA
- a CDS encoding MFS transporter yields MTRQTAASNGPAYGWVIVALAALAMIATLPGRTHGLGMITERLLADSSLHLDRQGFGQINFWATLIGALFCFPAGWMLDRWGFRVTLSLIVGLLGLVVISMTYATGVMAFTLLITLTRGLGQSALSVVSISMTGKWFRRAQLPLPTAVYSILVSIGFMAAFYWGYGQSGRDWRSQWFELGGLLLVVLAPLFAILAKSAPAARHNETEHGITEGETDYTLKEALATPAFWIFGLATSLYGLVSSGISLFNESLIVELGFNKSVYYQLTTMTTGIGLLSNLTTGWLATRVRISTLASAAMTLLASALLGLQFVNSFPALVTYAVAMGVAGGMVTVLFFTIWAQLFGQAHLGRIQSVAQMLTVIASALGPVVLAEIKVRHGSYLPAIISLGLIAAVVAVTIPLIPIPRRHAQPRISPVLEPASST; encoded by the coding sequence ATGACACGACAAACAGCGGCTTCGAACGGACCTGCATACGGATGGGTGATTGTCGCCCTGGCGGCACTAGCCATGATCGCAACATTGCCGGGCCGAACCCACGGACTGGGAATGATCACTGAGCGGCTGCTTGCCGACAGTTCGCTGCATCTCGACCGCCAGGGATTTGGTCAGATCAACTTCTGGGCAACGCTGATTGGGGCACTCTTCTGCTTTCCCGCCGGATGGATGCTTGACCGTTGGGGATTTCGGGTGACACTATCACTCATCGTCGGCCTGCTGGGATTGGTCGTGATCTCCATGACATACGCGACCGGCGTCATGGCTTTCACTCTCTTGATCACCCTGACGCGAGGGCTGGGGCAAAGCGCACTCTCGGTCGTCAGCATTTCGATGACGGGCAAGTGGTTCCGCCGTGCCCAGTTACCACTCCCAACCGCAGTTTACTCGATCTTGGTGTCGATTGGTTTCATGGCGGCATTCTATTGGGGCTATGGCCAAAGCGGTCGCGACTGGAGATCTCAATGGTTTGAGCTCGGCGGACTGCTGCTCGTCGTACTGGCGCCTCTATTCGCAATCCTTGCAAAGTCTGCCCCCGCCGCCCGCCACAACGAGACCGAGCATGGCATCACTGAAGGCGAGACCGACTACACATTGAAAGAGGCACTGGCAACTCCCGCATTCTGGATATTTGGCTTGGCAACCTCGCTGTATGGACTCGTTTCATCGGGCATCTCGCTGTTCAACGAGTCACTCATTGTGGAGCTGGGATTTAACAAAAGTGTCTATTATCAACTGACCACGATGACAACAGGAATCGGTCTACTCAGCAATTTGACCACTGGCTGGCTGGCGACGCGTGTCCGGATTTCGACTCTCGCCTCGGCCGCAATGACATTATTGGCGTCGGCACTCCTCGGACTTCAATTCGTTAACTCATTCCCCGCCCTTGTCACCTACGCCGTGGCGATGGGTGTGGCAGGTGGAATGGTAACGGTCTTATTCTTTACGATCTGGGCACAACTCTTCGGCCAGGCTCACTTGGGACGAATCCAGAGCGTCGCACAGATGCTGACTGTGATTGCCTCGGCCTTGGGCCCCGTCGTCCTGGCCGAAATCAAAGTTCGACACGGTTCCTACTTACCCGCGATCATCAGCCTGGGCCTGATCGCGGCGGTGGTGGCCGTGACAATTCCACTCATTCCAATTCCTCGACGACATGCGCAACCAAGGATCTCTCCCGTCTTGGAACCCGCGTCCAGCACTTAA
- a CDS encoding DUF1573 domain-containing protein: MSWTTSGPVRLMALTMAVTPFALAVLNHTGLQSVPLVITSPPPPALAFRQYAVDLKTVQPTTVVEASYVFENRSAKPIRIALEPSCGCLTPRLQGTRDNVIEPGDHGRVVVRMQPANTTPGPHEYTVNVKYTDTEPRETPLTLKLVVPRGIWVTPPALAVSHPLGSSPTVQDFTVTDGRGKPFEITDVSCNSDLVEAVIGESTRSAIGNYQQSVRVSIAGDLPTVQTNVVLKITTDDPDMGEIRVPLRLQGRVPTPAAESDQALDHERQKSSARLTSETIKPREQQSAENTPAEAK; this comes from the coding sequence ATGTCATGGACGACTTCTGGACCAGTACGATTGATGGCCTTGACGATGGCAGTCACGCCCTTTGCCTTGGCTGTCCTGAATCACACGGGACTTCAATCGGTTCCGCTGGTCATCACGTCCCCGCCGCCCCCGGCACTGGCATTCCGCCAGTACGCGGTTGACCTTAAGACCGTCCAGCCCACCACGGTTGTCGAGGCCAGCTATGTGTTCGAAAATCGAAGCGCAAAACCAATCCGCATCGCACTCGAGCCCAGTTGCGGTTGCTTGACCCCGCGCCTGCAGGGAACGCGTGACAACGTCATCGAACCCGGTGATCACGGGCGCGTCGTCGTCCGCATGCAACCCGCGAACACAACGCCCGGCCCGCATGAATACACCGTCAACGTGAAGTACACCGATACGGAACCACGCGAAACGCCCCTCACATTGAAACTCGTCGTTCCTCGCGGAATCTGGGTGACACCTCCCGCACTGGCGGTGTCGCACCCGCTTGGATCGAGCCCGACCGTCCAGGATTTCACGGTGACGGATGGACGCGGTAAGCCCTTTGAGATCACCGACGTCTCTTGCAACTCGGACCTCGTCGAGGCCGTGATTGGGGAAAGCACCCGATCTGCAATCGGAAACTATCAACAGTCCGTCCGCGTCTCGATCGCCGGCGACCTTCCCACCGTCCAGACAAATGTCGTCTTGAAAATCACAACGGACGACCCCGATATGGGCGAGATTCGCGTTCCATTGCGACTGCAGGGCCGAGTACCAACCCCGGCTGCCGAATCTGACCAGGCACTCGACCATGAGCGTCAGAAATCCTCTGCCAGGCTGACCAGCGAAACCATCAAACCACGAGAACAGCAGTCGGCCGAAAATACGCCCGCCGAAGCGAAGTAA
- a CDS encoding response regulator transcription factor — MSGERWAQLSTVEAHVKLVLLVEDDPDSAAVTKQILERNGMSVKVAKDGGQAQSSFVLQKPDFVILDLMLPGESGFEICDRLKHSDSSIPVVILTAIDSDESRSLAARVGADAYLTKPADPAHLIETIQQVAQDVWAKSRLENKEVDRIRFHCICGKRFRVSAEHKGRSMNCPRCGEPMIVPS; from the coding sequence GTGAGTGGTGAGCGTTGGGCCCAACTATCGACTGTCGAAGCTCACGTTAAACTGGTGCTGCTCGTGGAGGACGATCCCGATTCAGCCGCGGTGACCAAACAGATCCTGGAACGCAACGGAATGTCCGTGAAAGTTGCCAAGGATGGTGGCCAGGCGCAGTCCTCATTTGTGCTGCAAAAGCCAGATTTTGTGATCCTCGATCTGATGCTGCCCGGCGAATCCGGATTCGAGATTTGCGATCGCCTGAAACATTCGGATAGCTCGATCCCGGTCGTGATCCTGACTGCGATTGACAGTGATGAGTCGCGATCCCTGGCTGCGCGTGTCGGCGCTGATGCGTACCTGACGAAACCGGCCGACCCTGCGCATCTGATCGAAACTATCCAGCAGGTGGCCCAAGATGTCTGGGCCAAATCAAGGCTTGAAAACAAGGAAGTCGACCGCATCCGATTTCATTGCATCTGTGGCAAGCGGTTTCGCGTCAGCGCGGAACACAAGGGCCGCAGCATGAACTGCCCACGTTGCGGCGAGCCCATGATCGTCCCGAGCTAG
- a CDS encoding DUF1559 domain-containing protein: MKRRAFTLIELLVVIAIIAVLISLLLPAVQQAREAARRTQCKNNLKQLGLALHNYESTIQCFPPNLIPGDTYKYSAGNWGVLAYLSPYLDQTPIYNLMNLNAPTYAATPPYYIADANNMLAAAYKIPMFLCPSDKAQSLGDGYGVTSLGPANYCANMGSGLNTLAGAPANGSPYNSDGIMYANSSVKIGHISDGTSNTACMSESILGDGQKAAPGTTPPNSAQKSYAYLMTFQGSLDDAACAAPTIWNYTDLRQFLWYSGEIRNTSYNHYYTPNSKKWDCITNALSLGYTAIGWKAARSMHVGGVHLLMCDGAVRFVNDNIDLSIWRALSTRNGGEVVGEF; encoded by the coding sequence ATGAAGCGCCGTGCCTTCACTTTAATCGAACTTCTGGTTGTGATTGCCATCATCGCAGTCTTGATTTCCTTGCTGCTGCCAGCCGTTCAACAGGCACGCGAGGCTGCTCGGCGAACCCAGTGTAAGAACAACCTCAAACAACTCGGACTCGCGTTGCACAATTACGAGAGCACCATCCAATGCTTTCCACCGAACCTGATTCCCGGCGACACCTACAAATACAGTGCGGGAAACTGGGGAGTCTTGGCGTATCTCAGCCCATACCTAGATCAAACGCCAATCTACAACCTCATGAACCTTAACGCTCCGACATATGCCGCCACACCGCCTTATTACATCGCCGACGCAAACAACATGCTGGCCGCCGCATATAAGATTCCGATGTTTCTCTGCCCCAGCGACAAGGCCCAATCACTGGGCGACGGCTACGGTGTCACATCGCTAGGCCCCGCAAATTACTGCGCAAACATGGGGTCGGGCCTGAATACTTTGGCGGGCGCTCCGGCGAATGGTTCGCCTTACAATTCAGATGGAATCATGTACGCGAACTCGAGCGTCAAGATTGGCCATATCTCGGACGGCACCAGCAACACCGCCTGCATGTCAGAGAGCATTCTGGGCGATGGCCAGAAGGCCGCTCCCGGCACAACGCCACCGAACTCGGCACAAAAATCCTATGCGTATCTCATGACATTCCAGGGCTCACTCGACGATGCCGCGTGTGCGGCCCCGACGATCTGGAACTACACCGACCTGCGTCAGTTCCTGTGGTACTCTGGCGAAATTCGCAACACGTCGTACAACCACTACTACACCCCAAACAGCAAGAAATGGGACTGTATCACCAACGCGTTGTCACTCGGCTACACCGCGATCGGCTGGAAGGCGGCTCGCAGCATGCATGTTGGCGGCGTGCATTTGCTCATGTGTGACGGTGCCGTTAGATTCGTGAACGACAATATCGATCTCTCGATCTGGAGGGCGTTGTCAACACGAAACGGTGGTGAAGTCGTCGGAGAATTCTAA
- a CDS encoding phytanoyl-CoA dioxygenase family protein, whose protein sequence is MTMLIDDVETLKDEQRRNYQTHGFLVLRNVFDTTEIQSLLEESNRLLNERGDLISPQNLRCRYMAHHETGEQLFEVFDPVNDISSICQRFSLHPRILSAVEALYGEPACLFKEKLIFKPPGALGYQLHQDIPLAWKDFPRTFLTVLIPIDPSSEENGCTEVFSGYHNDFLTNDASLYMLPDSVVDANRCTALVLNPGDIAIFHGLTPHRSAPNRSSQMRRVLYVSYNARSDGGDQRDAHYAEFRERIRSHRQQMTSEPVFFK, encoded by the coding sequence ATGACGATGCTGATCGACGACGTCGAAACATTGAAGGACGAACAACGCCGGAACTATCAGACGCATGGATTTCTGGTCCTGCGAAACGTGTTCGACACGACCGAGATACAGTCGCTCTTGGAGGAATCAAACCGATTGCTCAACGAGCGTGGTGATTTGATCAGCCCACAGAATCTGCGATGCCGCTACATGGCGCATCACGAAACGGGCGAACAGTTGTTTGAAGTGTTTGATCCAGTCAACGATATCTCGTCCATATGCCAGCGATTCAGTCTGCACCCCCGCATCCTCTCGGCGGTCGAAGCCTTGTACGGTGAACCAGCCTGCCTGTTCAAAGAAAAGCTGATCTTCAAGCCGCCTGGCGCACTCGGATATCAGCTTCACCAGGACATCCCGCTGGCCTGGAAAGATTTTCCTCGCACATTCCTGACCGTTTTAATTCCGATTGATCCCAGCTCGGAAGAGAATGGATGCACCGAAGTCTTTTCGGGTTATCACAATGACTTTCTGACGAACGACGCGAGCCTTTACATGCTGCCCGACAGCGTAGTCGATGCCAATAGATGTACGGCGCTGGTTTTGAACCCCGGTGACATCGCGATCTTTCACGGACTGACACCGCATCGCTCGGCGCCGAACCGCTCAAGCCAAATGCGCCGCGTCCTCTACGTGAGCTACAACGCACGGTCTGACGGGGGTGACCAGCGAGATGCACATTACGCCGAATTTCGCGAACGAATCCGTTCGCATCGTCAACAAATGACCAGTGAACCGGTCTTCTTCAAGTAG
- a CDS encoding HD domain-containing protein gives MTDEKLRRGIIVEAARMMYSRRESEYYRAKMKAAKRLCRGWVKPSELPSNAEIRDEIERMANLFEGESRFDRLREMRIEALRVMRLLEHCRPKIIGSTFTGHVRQGSDIDIHVFASGTDAVTSCLDDEGMDYHVERKRVRKFGEERLFTHIHVRDRYPIELTLYAPDKASFVFTSSITGKAMERATLAEFEQFLKQEYPDANLDDDLVAAEAAIDRFQVYRSLLVPLESVMQDRYYHPEGDVLYHLLQCYVLAQQERPYDEEFQLAALLHDVGKGLDKEHHVESGLEALEGHITARTAWLIEHHMAVHQIRDRSIGHRAFARLRASPDYDDLLLLGECDRGGRVCGAVVPDVDDALDELRELARTYG, from the coding sequence ATGACTGACGAAAAGTTAAGACGCGGAATCATCGTTGAAGCCGCTCGAATGATGTACTCACGCCGAGAGTCGGAGTACTATCGAGCCAAAATGAAGGCCGCGAAGCGGCTTTGTCGGGGCTGGGTCAAACCATCAGAGTTGCCCAGCAATGCCGAGATCCGTGACGAGATCGAACGGATGGCCAATCTGTTTGAGGGTGAGTCGCGGTTCGATCGATTGCGTGAAATGCGCATTGAAGCGCTGCGTGTGATGCGGCTGCTTGAACACTGTCGTCCCAAGATTATTGGCAGTACCTTCACGGGGCATGTTCGCCAGGGCTCCGACATCGACATCCACGTCTTTGCCTCAGGCACCGACGCGGTGACCAGTTGTCTGGATGACGAGGGGATGGACTATCATGTGGAGCGTAAGCGGGTCCGCAAATTTGGCGAAGAGCGGCTGTTTACGCATATTCATGTTCGTGACCGGTATCCGATCGAGTTGACGTTGTATGCTCCCGACAAGGCGTCGTTTGTGTTTACGAGTTCCATCACCGGCAAGGCGATGGAGCGTGCAACACTGGCCGAGTTTGAACAGTTTTTGAAACAAGAATATCCCGATGCCAATCTGGATGACGATCTTGTCGCAGCCGAGGCGGCGATCGATCGCTTTCAAGTGTATCGCTCGTTACTGGTGCCGCTCGAATCGGTGATGCAGGATCGTTACTACCATCCCGAGGGGGATGTTCTCTATCACCTGCTGCAATGCTACGTGCTGGCCCAGCAGGAGCGTCCGTACGACGAAGAGTTTCAGCTTGCGGCGTTGCTACACGATGTGGGGAAGGGGCTCGACAAAGAGCACCACGTCGAGTCTGGCCTGGAGGCGCTCGAAGGGCACATTACGGCTCGAACGGCTTGGCTGATCGAGCATCATATGGCCGTACACCAGATTCGAGATCGCTCGATTGGGCACCGCGCCTTTGCACGCCTCAGGGCGTCGCCCGACTACGACGATCTCTTGTTGCTTGGCGAATGTGATCGTGGCGGCCGCGTGTGCGGGGCCGTTGTTCCGGACGTTGATGATGCGCTCGATGAACTGCGTGAACTGGCAAGAACTTACGGCTGA
- a CDS encoding ArsR/SmtB family transcription factor translates to MRSLENDNFQSKSCADLLKALSEPLRLRIVDLLRHGEMTVGDIAEFLETELVTVSHHLKILKHAGLIEVERDGRFMVYRLRQDLLQKAARSSKEFLNLGCCRIEVPETKAK, encoded by the coding sequence ATGCGTTCCTTGGAAAACGACAACTTTCAATCAAAATCGTGTGCGGATCTCTTAAAGGCACTCAGCGAACCACTTCGCCTGAGGATCGTTGATCTCTTGCGCCATGGCGAAATGACGGTTGGCGACATCGCCGAGTTCCTCGAGACGGAACTTGTGACCGTTTCCCATCACCTGAAAATCCTGAAGCATGCGGGCCTGATTGAAGTCGAGCGCGACGGCCGCTTCATGGTCTATCGCTTGCGTCAGGATTTACTTCAAAAGGCGGCCCGCAGCAGCAAAGAATTCTTGAACCTTGGCTGCTGTCGGATCGAAGTCCCCGAAACCAAAGCGAAATAG